The following coding sequences are from one Lolium rigidum isolate FL_2022 chromosome 6, APGP_CSIRO_Lrig_0.1, whole genome shotgun sequence window:
- the LOC124668170 gene encoding sorting and assembly machinery component 50 homolog has protein sequence MAIAGDSTAEQAPDTVPHEPPEESSGSPDQPDHGEVDFEEEDGDAEELDGPAAYEERERAVLRRLYGEPVGIRVHDIIIQGNFKTRDELIEAEVADLLRSAGTVQDLVRASTLASALLRRLDVFESVCITLDAGPHELPGTANVLIQVVEAGTFGGFGFVCYSRAQARSGSLEGSLKLRNLFGHGDIWKASGAYGWHQSPELGIGVCLPRLKSIPTPLTARASVLSQDWLELSSYKERLLGLSFGLLSTRHHDLSYDLTGRTLSDPSQMASKSVRRQLGHNLLSALRYTYKIDQRDSELRPTKGYAFVSTSQLGGLWDRKGLRFFRQEFDVRGAVPFGFYNAALNLGISAGVILPLGRGFMELSSPVPDRFYLGGRSSPVCSLGRLSSLLGFETRGVGPSEPRRFVPSGSATDDSAASPGRDYLGGDLAVSAFADLSFDLPIKLFKDTGIHGHAFLSAGNLAKLSESEYKNFSFPEFRRTFRSSAGIGIVLPTNLFRLEINYCYILKKREHDRGETGIQFSISLP, from the exons ATGGCGATTGCCGGGGATTCCACCGCCGAGCAAGCCCCGGACACCGTTCCCCACGAGCCCCCGGAGGAATCCAGCGGGTCCCCGGACCAGCCTGACCATGGTGAGGTCGAtttcgaggaggaggacggcgacgcGGAGGAGCTGGACGGGCCGGCGGCGTACGAGGAGAGGGAGCGGGCCGTGCTCCGTCGCCTGTACGGCGAGCCGGTCGGCATCCGCGTCCACGACATCATCATCCAGGGAAATTTCAAGACCCGCGACGAGCTCATCGAGGCGGAGGTCGCCGACCTCCTCCGCTCTGCCGGCACCGTGCAGGACCTGGTGCGTGCCTCCACCCTTGCCAGCGCGCTGCTGCGCCGCCTCGACGTGTTCGAATCTGTCTGCATCACCCTCGACGCCGGCCCGCACGAGTTGCCTGGCACCGCTAACGTCCTCATCCAAGTCGTGGAGGCGGGCACCTTCGGTGGATTTGGCTTCGTCTGCTACTCCAGAGCACAG GCAAGATCAGGGTCACTCGAAGGGTCGCTCAAATTGAGGAACCTGTTTGGTCATGGGGACATCTGGAAAGCTTCAGGAGCATATGGATGGCATCAGTCACCAGAGCTAGGCATTGGAGTGTGCCTTCCAAGATTGAAATCTATACCAACACCCTTGACAGCTCGGGCATCAGTACTTTCCCAAGATTGGCTGGAACTTTCATCATACAAGGAGCGTCTGCTTGGCCTTTCATTTGGCTTACTTTCAACCAGGCACCATGATTTGTCTTACGATCTGACAGGGCGTACCTTAAGTGATCCCTCACAAATGGCATCAAAGTCCGTAAGAAGGCAGTTAGGACACAATCTGCTTTCTGCATtgagatatacatataaaatagaTCAAAGGGATTCAGAACTCCGGCCGACAAAAGGATATGCATTTGTCTCAACTTCTCAACTTGGCGGTTTATGGGACAGAAAAGGACTAAGATTCTTCCGCCAG GAGTTTGATGTTCGCGGGGCTGTTCCATTTGGGTTTTACAACGCTGCCCTGAATCTTGGCATATCAGCAGGGGTGATTCTACCATTGGGCAGAGGATTTATGGAATTATCTTCACCTGTCCCTGATAGATTTTACCTTGGAGGCCGTTCTTCTCCCGTATGCAGCCTTGGTAGGCTATCATCTCTGCTGGGTTTCGAAACAAGAGGAGTTGGCCCATCAGAACCACGGAGGTTTGTCCCAAGCGGCTCTGCTACAGACGATTCTGCTGCCTCTCCAGGGAGGGATTACTTGGGAGGTGATCTTGCTGTATCTGCCTTTGCTGATCTGTCCTTTGATTTGCCTATAAAGCTGTTCAAAGATACTGGAATACATGGTCATGCATTTCTTTCTGCTGGAAATCTTGCCAAGTTGTCTGAGAGTGAGTATAAGAATTTTTCATTTCCCGAGTTTCGGCGGACATTCAGAAGCTCTGCTGGTATTGGCATTGTACTGCCAACCAACCTTTTCCGGCTGGAG aTAAATTACTGTTATATTTTGAAGAAACGTGAGCATGATCGTGGAGAGACTGGAATTCAGTTTAGTATCTCTCTACCGTAA